CCATTCGCCTTCCCGGTGGGCGACGCCGGCGCGGGGGCCGACGCGGGTGACTACGTCGCCTCCTTCAACGAGTCGCTGGCCGCCGTGGTCGGCGAATCCGACGGCGCGCTGGCCGGTCTCGGACTGGTCGGGCTGCACGACCCGGACCGGGTCCGCGAGGAGCTGGCCACGTTGGCCGTCACGCCCGGCATCGCCGGGGTGGCCATCCCGCCGCTGCTGCGCGGCGACTCGCTGGACCGCGGGGTCCTTCGCGAGGTGGTGGTCGGCGCCGCCGAGCTCGACCTGGCCGTGCTCGTGCACCCGATGCAGCTGCCCCGGCCGGAATGGTCGTCGTACTACCTGGCCAACCTGATCGGCAACCCGACCGAGACGGCCACCGCGGTGGCCTCGCTGCTGCTGTCCGGCCTGGCCGAGGAGCTCCCGCTGCTGCGCATCTGCTTCGTGCACGGCGGGGGCAGCGCCCCCGCCCTGCTCGGCCGGTGGGAGCACGCCTTCACCCGCCGGGCCGACGTCGCCCGGTCGGCCAAGCGCGGACCCCGCGAGGGCTTCCGGGAGCTGTTCCTGGACACCGTCACGCATGACCCGGACGCACTGGATCTGCTGGTCGCACAGGCCGGCGATGGCCGGATCGTGGCCGGCAGCGACTACCCGTTCGACATGGCCCAACCCCATCCCGTCGCCTTCGCCGTGGACAACGGCCTGCCCGCCGCCACGCTGGCGGCCAGCGGCCGGGCGTTCCTCGGCCTGACCCCGGCCCGGTGAATCCCATGACCTCGCTGTTCGACCCGATCACCCTGCGACAGATCACCTTTCGCAACCGGATCTGGCTCTCCCCGATGTGCCAGTACAGCGCCGACGACGGGATGCCCAACGATTGGCACCTGGTCCACCTGGGGTCCCGGGCGGTCGGCGGCTTCGGCCTGGTGATGACCGAGGCGACCGCGGTGGTGCCGCAGGGGCGGATCAGCCCGCAGGACACCGGCCTGTGGAACGACGAGCAGGCCGCGGCCTGGCGGCCGATCGTCGAATTCCTGCACGCGCAGGGCGCGGCGGCCGGGGTGCAACTGGCCCACGCCGGCCGCAAGGCCTCGATGTACGCACCCTGGCGGGGTGAGGGGTCCGTCCCGATCGCCGACGGCGGCTGGGTCACGCAGGCCCCGTCGGCGATCGGTCACGGCGAGCATCCGGCCCCGGTGGCCATGAGCCCGCAGGAGATCGCTGCCACGGTGACCGCGTTCGCCGCCGCCGCCCGCCGGGCCGACGCGGCCGGGTTCGACGTGATCGAGCTGCACGGCGCCCACGGCTACCTGCTGCACCAGTTCCTCTCGCCCGTCACCAATCACCGGACCGACGCCTACGGCGGGTCGTTCGAGAACCGGATCCGGTTCACCCTCGAGGTGGTCGACGCCGTCCGCGCCGCCTGGCCGGCCGCAAAGCCGCTGGTGGTGCGGATCTCGGCGACCGACTGGATCGAGGGCGGCTGGACCGCGGCCGAGAGCGCCGATCTGGCC
This genomic window from Nakamurella multipartita DSM 44233 contains:
- a CDS encoding amidohydrolase family protein, which translates into the protein MITAVAGGVVDVHAHWLPRELFTLPPGAPYGALTDRAGELHLGEVPLSIAATALSDVPAIRDDMRRARVGVRVLSAPPFAFPVGDAGAGADAGDYVASFNESLAAVVGESDGALAGLGLVGLHDPDRVREELATLAVTPGIAGVAIPPLLRGDSLDRGVLREVVVGAAELDLAVLVHPMQLPRPEWSSYYLANLIGNPTETATAVASLLLSGLAEELPLLRICFVHGGGSAPALLGRWEHAFTRRADVARSAKRGPREGFRELFLDTVTHDPDALDLLVAQAGDGRIVAGSDYPFDMAQPHPVAFAVDNGLPAATLAASGRAFLGLTPAR
- a CDS encoding NADH:flavin oxidoreductase/NADH oxidase yields the protein MTSLFDPITLRQITFRNRIWLSPMCQYSADDGMPNDWHLVHLGSRAVGGFGLVMTEATAVVPQGRISPQDTGLWNDEQAAAWRPIVEFLHAQGAAAGVQLAHAGRKASMYAPWRGEGSVPIADGGWVTQAPSAIGHGEHPAPVAMSPQEIAATVTAFAAAARRADAAGFDVIELHGAHGYLLHQFLSPVTNHRTDAYGGSFENRIRFTLEVVDAVRAAWPAAKPLVVRISATDWIEGGWTAAESADLARILRDRGVDLLDVSTGGLDPAQRITVGPGYQVPYARDVRTKAEMPTGAVGLITEPAQAQQILHEGSADVVYLARAALREPAWPLRAAHELGVAAADAPYPPQYRRGVWRG